DNA from Gramella sp. MAR_2010_147:
TTAGAGTAAAAATTTTACTGATTTAAATACCATTCTATAGTTCTATGTAATCCAGATTCAAAATTTTCATTTGGACTCCAGCCTAGTTCTTTTTGAATTTTTGAGGAATCTACCGCATAGCGACGATCATGGCCCGCTCTGTCTTTAACAAATTTTATAAGCTCCCGGTAACTACCACGCTCCAGGGGTTTCTTTTTGTCCAGAATACCACATATTTTATTTGCGACTGAAAGATTATCCAGCTCATTATTTCCTCCAACATTATATATTTCGCCACTTTTACCTTTTCTAAATATGGCGTTAAGTGCGATACAATGATCCCGCACATATAACCAATCCCTGATATTCTGGCCATCTCCATAAATAGGTATAGATTCCCCGGCAAGTGCTTTTCTAATTACCGTAGGTATTAACTTCTCATTATTTTGCTTAGGACCATAATTATTAGAACAGTTTGAAATAACCGTATTCATTCCGTAAGTATGATGATAGCTTCTTACGAGCATATCTCCAGAAGCTTTACTGGCAGAATAAGGAGAATTTGGAGCATAAGGTGTTTCTTCTGTAAAAAGACCTTTCGCTCCTAAACTACCATAGACCTCATCTGTAGAAATTTGATGGAATCTCGATTCTTTATAATTTTCTTTATAAACACCAGGTTCAGCCATCCAGTGGCGATATGCGCTGCTTAAAAGAGTAAATGTGCCATTTATATTGGTCTTTATAAAAACTTCAGGCTCTTCTATAGAATTATCTACATGAGATTCTGCCGCAAAATTTATAACTCCTTTAATATTAAATTCTGAAAAAAGACCTTTTACAAGTTTTTCGTCATTAATATTTCCCTGAATGAATTTATATCTTGGATGCCTTTCAATCTCCTTCAGGTTATTGAGGTCGCCTGCGTATGTTAGTAAATCCAAATTAATCACGGTATACCCGGGATTTGATTCCAGAAAATAAGGAATAAAATTAGAGCCTATAAAGCCTGCACCTCCGGTTATAAGAATATTCATGTTCTATAAATTTTTAGCTCTTTTTAAAAGATATTCTCCATAAGTATTCTTGCTTAACGGTTCAGCTAATTTCAATAACTGATCCCTGGTGATATACCCCCTTTCAAAGGCTATTTCTTCAAGACAGGCAACCTTTAATCCCTGCCTCTTCTCTATGGTATGAATAAAGTTGGATGCCTCCAGCATTGATTCGTGAGTACCCGTATCAAGCCAGGCATAACCCCTTCCCATAACCTCTAATTTCAAATTCGAAGCTTTTAAGTAGGCTTGAATTACGGAAGTAATCTCCAATTCCCCTCTCTCACTGGGTTTCACGCGATGAGCTATCTCCACGACCGAATTAGGAAAGAAATACAATCCGGCTATCGCAAAATTACTTTTTGGAATTTCAGGTTTCTCTTCAACACTTATTACGTTTCCTTTACTGTCAAACTCCGCCACACCATACCTGGAAGGTTCATTAACATAATATCCAAATACGGTAGCTTTCTTATCATTTACGACATTGTTCACAGAATTCTTTAAAAGTCCTGTAAAACCCTGTCCGTAAAAAATATTATCCCCTAAGATAAGTGCAACATCGGACTTTCCTATAAACTCTTTTCCTATAAGAAAAGCCTGTGCAAGGCCATCAGGACTGGGCTGTGATTTATAACTTAAGCTGATCCCTAAATCTGAGCCATCACCGAGCAGTTTTTCAAAATTAGCCAGATCTTCGGGTGTTGTGATGATGAGAATTTCCTTTATACCGGCGAGCATCAGAACAGATAAAGGATAATAGATCATCGGCTTATCATACACATTCAGAAGTTGTTTAGAAACTCCCCTGGTAATAGGATAAAGTCTGGTACCTGAACCACCGGCTAGTATTATTCCTTTCATTTTATAATAATTATCTGAAATTCGAATTTAAGAATAATATGCTTTATACCATTTAAGATACTTTTCCACTCCTTCTTTAATTTCAACAGTAGGCTTATAATCAAAATGTTTCATTAAAGGTTGTGAATTGGCCCAGGTTTTATCTACATCTCCCGGCTGCATTGGCATTAATTCTTTTTTAGCGTTCAAGCCTAACTGGGTTTCAATTTCCTCTATAAAACTCATCAAGTTTACCGGCCTGCTTTTTCCAATATTATAAAGATTATATTTTAAGTCTTTTTCAGAAGGAATTCGATTAATTACAGCCATTACACCGTTAACGATATCGTCTACAAAAGTAAAGTCACGTTCTAAATTCCCTTCATTGAAAACCTTTAAAGTTTTTCCTTTTGTGATAGCATCTGTAAATAAGAACATAGCCATATCCGGGCGGCCCCAGGGACCATAAACGGTAAAAAATCTTAATCCTGTAGTCGCTAAATTATACAAATGACTATAGGTATAAGCCATGATCTCATTACTTCTTTTAGTAGCTGCATAGAGGCTTATAGGTTCATCGACCCTGTCTTCTGTAGAAAATGGAATTTTTTTATTCTGCCCATATACACTGGAACTACTGGCGTAGATCAAGTGCTTAATATTATGGTTGCGACAGCATTCAAGCACATTAGCAAATCCTACCAGGTTACTGTCTATATAAGCCTCCGGATTTTCCAAACTGTAGCGAACGCCCGCCTGTGCAGCAAGATTGCACACAATATCAAAATTTTCTGTTTTAAACAATTCCGGAAGCTCTTGCCGATCTTCCAGCTTCATTCTGAAAAAAGCAAAGTTCTTATGCAAAGAACTTTTATACGCCCTATTAAATTTAAGATCATGATCACTTTTTACTCCAAGCTCTTCTAATCTTGCAAGTTTTAACTCCTGACTGTAATAATTATTTACGTTATCCAGACCAACAACCTCATGACCTTCCTTTATTAATTTTTCACATAAATGAAAACCTATAAATCCTGCTGCGCCTGTAACGAGTATTTTCATAAAAATGATTCTGCCCTGATATTAAAATTCAGCCAAAAATACCAGATTTATTTCTTTCCAATTAGTAATAAGAATGTGAATTAAAAAAATATTCTTATTGAATTATACTAAATCCTGAATATTAGCGGTAAGTGTCCACCCAAGCTCATTGAGAATAAGCTTTAATTTTTTATTGCCTACTTCTTTAACGATGGCCTTTTTATTCGTCATTTTCCCTGATTTAATCTCCACCTCGTCACCTTCTTTTAATTGATTTACCTGGAAATCACCTAATCGGTCATTATTTAACCAGGATCTAATAGCTTCTATCTCATCATCTTTTGCAATCGCAGGTTTCTGTAACCATTTCAAAAAACCTAGAACCCCAGGGGCATTAAAAATGGCATTTCTATCTTTCTCCTGAATTTTCACAAAAATATAAGACTTGAATAACGGGACTGTAACTTTTCTTTTGCGATCACTCCATTGACGTACTTCGGTAATTACCGGGCAGAAGACTTCAATACCAGCTTTCTCTAAAAATTGAGCCGTCTTTATCTCATGTTGTGGTTTTGTTCGAACTACTACATACCAGGGCATACCGCGATCTTTTTTAGAATTTAAAATTTCTCGTAGTAGGGTATTTATTTTGATGGAGAAATATTGAGGCTACAAAAGTACATTTTTTTCATTGGAAGTTGGATAAGATGAAAAAACAGGAAACAAAGCTACATGGAGATTTGAAAATTATTTATCGCTCACTGAAATGAGAACACCTCACAAGATTTGCGATAAATACCGCCAGTTCAGGTTTCTCAAAAAGAGGTATAAGAGGATTCCAGTTTTTATACAGGTTTCTTTAGTTTGTAAAAATGACCAACTATGAATATTTGTTCCATCTATACCTACAAACTAAAGACTCCACTAATAACTAAAAAAGCCCAAACTTTTCAGTTTGGGCTTTTTGTTGGCCTACTAGGGCTCGAACCTAGACTCTTCTGGACCAAAACCAGACGTGTTGCCAGTTACACCATAGGCCAATGCTTAAATGCGGATGCAAATTTAAGACAAACTTTAATTTACACAAACTTTTTATTGAAATTTTACTGAAAAAATATCACTCCTCAGTCTTTGTCTTCATTCTCAGCATTTTCCAAAATAAATGCTTTTATCTTTCGTTTTTAAAGCATTCAGCATTTTATTATTAAATTCGCCACTTTAGTACAATCACACGAGTATTTATGACTGATTTTAACTTTAGTAAGTGGAATAAAATACTGGGCTGGCTGGTATTTTTGATCGCTTTGACCACTTACACCCTTACTTTAGAACCAACGGCAAGTTTCTGGGATGCCGGTGAATACATTGCAACTTCTGCTAATCTTGAGGTAGGACACCCGCCGGGAGCGCCTTTTTACCAAATGATGGGTGCCTTCTTTTCTACTTTTGCTCCAGATAATACCAAAGTTGCCTTAATGGTGAACTTTATGTCTGGTTTTGCCAGCGCCGTTGCCATCATGTTCATGTTTTGGTCTATAAGTTTACTGGTACTTAAAGTTGCCGGACCGGTTGCAAAATTAACCTCGTCAAAAAAAATAGCTGTTCTTGGTAGTGCCTTAGTAGGATCTCTGGCTTTTACTTTTACCGATAGTTTCTGGTTTAATGCGGTGGAGGCTGAAGTTTATGCCATGGCCGCATGCTTTATGTCTGTCATGTTCTATCTGGGGCTTTTATGGGAAAGGGACATGTTTACTCCTCGTGGGAATCGCTGGATCATTTTGATCTCATTAGTGATAGGACTTTCCTTCGGGGTTCATTTTATGGGACTTCTAACCTTACCGGCTATTGGATTTCTTTATTTCTTCAAGAACTATAAAAAAGTTACCGTTAAAAACTTCATTATTGCCAATGTGGTGGTAGTTGCTGTATTGATGTTTATTTTTAAACTCCTGCTGCCCTATACACTTACGTTCTTTTCTGCTTCAGAATTGTTTTTCACCAACAGTCTGGGTATGCCTTTCAACACAGGAACTGTGGTGGCTTTACTCGTAATTATCGCTGTATTCTACTTCGGAATAAATTATACTAGAAAAAAGAACCTTTACAAATACAACACTTTGCTATTATGCATCCTGTTTGTGCTTGTAGGATTTTCCAGCTGGGTGATGCTTCCTATAAGAAGTAACGCGCCAACGGTGATCAATGAAAATAGTCCTGATAACGCCCGCGAGCTACTGGCGTATTACAACCGCGAACAATATGGTGAAACACATCTTTTCTATGGCCCACAGTGGTCTGAAATGTATTCAGGCTTAGATAGTGACAACCCATATGATGATGCGAAACCCAAATATGAAAAGGATGAAAAACTTGGCAAGTACATTATTGTAAATGATTACAAAAATGCCAAACAGAACCTTGATGACGACCACAAGGCGATATTGCCAAGAATGTGGAGTACCGAACATGCGGTGAATTATATGGAATTTACCGGGCCGCTGGATTTCAAAATAAAATCTGAATACCAGGGCGAAGAAAGACTGCTTCAGGCAGTAAATGAATTTAAAAACCAATTTTCGCGAGGAGAACGCGATATGGAAGACTACCACAGTTTCCTAAGGCAAATGAGTGAGTACCTGGATATCCAGAAACCAACCTTTGCCGAAAATATTGCCTATTTACTGGAATATCAGGTGGGCTATATGTACTGGCGTTATTTCATGTGGAATTTCACGGGACGACAGGATGATATTCAGGGAAAATACAATGACCTCCATGGTAATTGGCTTAGTGGTATCGATTTCATAGACGAAATGCATATTGGTTCCCAGGATGAACTGCCTTCAGACGTAAAAAACAATAAGGCACGCAACACCTATTTTTTCCTACCACTATTACTAGGATTAATAGGCCTAGTTTTTCATCTGAAAAAGGATAAAAAGAATTTCTGGGTCCTCATGGTATTCTTCCTGTTTACCGGAATTGCCTTAAAAATTTATTTGAACGAACGTCCTTTTGAACCGCGTGAAAGAGATTATGCCCTGGTTGGGTCATTTTATGTCTTTGCCATCTGGATAGGCTTTGGGGTCTACGCGATCTTTGATAAACTTCGAAATTCTATCAGTCCAAAAATTCTTGCTCCCGTAGTGGTCGCGGTAAGCTTACTATGTGTACCTACATTATTAGCTTCAGAGAACTGGGACGATCATGATAGATCTGGCAGAGATACCGCACTAACTATGGCTCGCATGTATCTGGATTCGGTAGATGAAAATGGAATTTTATTCACCATTGGTGATAATGATACTTTTGCCCTGTGGTATGTACAGCAAGTGGAAAAATACCGTACAGATGTCCGGATTATCAACACCAGCCTTCTGGCTACAGACTGGTATATAGACCAGATGAAGCGTAAAGCTTTTGAAAGTGATGCCATTCCATCTCAGCTTGAAAATGATTTCTATAACGGCAAAAATGACGCTATTTTCTTGAGAGAAGTCACTCAGGACACCATTCCTATTAAAACCTGGATGAATTATATCGAAAATGAAGATCCGCGTACCCAGGCAGAACTTCAGAGTGGAACTTTCATCAATACCTTCCCTTCTAGATATGTCCGGATTCCGGTAAACAAGCAAACCGTTCTTCAAAATAATATCGTAGATAGTTCTGAAGCTGATGAAATTGTAGACCATATAGATATTGCTATTGGTGACCAGATCCTTTATAAGAACCGCCTTCTAATGCTGGATATTCTGGCAAATAACAACTGGGAAAGACCTATTTATTTTACCGGTGGTAGTTTTGGCGATGAAGATTACTTATGGATGAAAGATTATCTTCAGTTAGAAGGAGTCACCTATAAGCTGGTTCCTATTCGCACCCCTCTAAATCCCAGAAACCCATTTGATATGGGAAGGGTGAACACCAATAAAATGTACAATATCGTTAAGAACTGGGACTGGGGTAATATGGGATCAGATGACATCTATCACGATCCTGAAACACGCAAAAACTCTATAACCTACAGAAGTAATCTGGCCAGGTTAACCGAAAACCTTTTAAATGAAGGGGATACCATTCATGCAGAAGAGATCCTGGATCTTGGAATGAAACAAATGCCTGTGGAATACTATGAATATTACACGCTACTGGAACCTTTCATTACCGGGTATTATGAAGTAAATAAACCTGAAAAAGCTCGAGAGATTTGGGAGAAAGTCGCGAAGAAATATCAGGAGAATTTAAATTTCTACAGCAATTGGGAAGTAGAACGCCAATACAGATATGCTGATGAGATCATTACAGATATGGAGCGTTACCGCGGACTTGTAGATATGATGATGGTTTATGAGGACAGGGAAACAGCAAGAAAAAAAGCTGAAGAATTTAATAATTACTTAAGACTATTCAGGCACTTTTACAGAGAAGATGAAGAGATAGATGCGGATGTAAAGTCACCGCAGGAAGAAATCCTGAAAGGGCTTGACGGTGCTGTTCCGGTAGAAAGCATGATTGATTCCACTTCTCTGGATACAGTGGAGGAGTAATGGTCGTTTTTAGATGTGAGATCTTAGACATAAGTAACAAACAAAGCGAGATAAAGTTTAGAGGCTGAATCGATGGATTTTTAAAATTTCGAAAGTGCCAGACTGAACAACCTGAGCCTGTCGAAGGGCGAAGTCTGAATGACATTTAAAATCTATAATTCTTTCTGCACAATATCTTCAGCATCTGGATACGATTAGTATAAATACTGAAAAAAGTTCAGCATGACGATAACATAGGAATTCGAGATCGTCACCCTGAACTTGATTCAGGGTCTCTTTCTATAATAGAAAATAAGCTATGAAACTATTCCTTCCGAAATATCCTGCGCTTTTAAGACTGCTGTATCCGGAAAGGATTACAAAGATCGAAAACCCTAATGCCATTTACCTCACTTTTGATGACGGGCCGGTTCCCGAAGTCACTCCATGGGTACTGGACGTGCTTGCAGAATATGATGCCAAAGCCACTTTTTTTTGTATTGGCGAAAATGTGAAAAAACACCTTGATATCTTCAAGAGAATCCAGGAAGAAGGACATCAACCCGCTAATCATACTTTCAACCATTTGAATGGATGGAAATTCTCAAAATCAGAATATTTCGAAAACACCTGGAAGGCTGAGATATCTATGAATATAGAGCTGGAGGTCAAAAGAACTACAAACCCCGAACTAAGAGCTCCAACCTATAAACTATTTCGCCCCCCCTTTGGAAGAATTAAAAATTCACAGGCCAGGACACTTAAAAAAGCAGGTTATAAGATTGTAATGTGGGACGTAATTAGTGGAGATTATAATAATCAATTTTCCGCAGAAAAATGTTTTAAAAATATCATTGAGAATGCCTCTGCCGGAAGCACCGTAGTACTTCATGATAGTATAAAAGCATCAAAAAATTTAAAGATCATTCTTCCAGAAATACTCGAATATTATAAAGAAAAAGGTCTGGAATTCAGAAGTCTTAAAGATGTTCTTTAAGCAAGCCTATTAAGGTATTGGCATCCTGTTCCCCGCTGTGTCTCCATTTCATCTCACCAGATTTATAGATCATTAAGGTGGGAAGCCCTTTTACGCGAAGTGCTTCAGCTAACTGGGAGTTCTTATCTACATCGATCTTTATCACTTTTGCCTTATCTCCTAACGCCGCAGCGACATCCCTTAACACTGGATGCATTGCAACAGAGGCATCATTCCACTCTGTGTAGAAATCTAAAAGAACAGGAATATCTAAATCTACTAACTCACCAAATTTTGACATAATTCAGGATTTAATTTTAGCGCTTGGTAATTACCAGGTATGCCAGCTATAATCAAATATAGGAAATTCTGCTAATTATGCGGGTTTCGAACCTTTTTTCAGTTCTATCACACTTATTTCCGGCCAAATGCCAACCCTCCCGGGATAGGCTAGAAAACCGAATCCGCGGTTTACATTTATATACCTGCCGGCCTCTTCATAAATACCCGCCCAGTGTTTGTATCTATATTGAACAGGACTCCATTTGAACCAACCGGGAATTTCGATCCCGAATTGCATCCCGTGAGTATGCCCGCTCATAGTTAAATGATATTTCTTAGGATGCTTTTTCACTTCTTGCTCCCAGTGTGAAGGATCGTGACTTAAAAGAATTTTAAAGTCCTTCTCATCTACTCCCGCTCCAGCCTTTTCCAGGTCACCTGCTTTTTTAAAACCGCCGGCTCCCCAGTTCTCTACTCCTACTAAAGCAATACGCTCCCCGTTTTTCTCAATGAACCTGTTTTCATTCAGCATCAGGTTCCAGCCCATTTCAGCATGGGTCTTTTTCAATTTATCAAGATTTTCCTCTTTTGCAGTCTGGCTCTCCCAGTTATGGTAATCCCCATAATCATGATTCCCCAGGATAGAATAAACACCATCCCGTGCTTTAACTTCTGAAAAAAGATCCTTCCAGTCTTCCATTTCAGAAGCCTTGTTATTCACCAGGTCTCCGGTAAAAACTACAAGATCACTATTTTGATCTTTTAAAAGATCAACACCATACCTGATTTTCTCCTTATTATCAAAACTACCACTATGAACATCGCTGATCTGGCTAATGCGATAACCATCGAAAGCCTTAGGAAGATCTTCAAAATATAGCGTATATCTTAAAACACGGAAGTTATAACGGCCCTTATACATTCCATAAAGCAAGCCGGCAAAGGGAATAGCTGCCAGACCAATCGCTATAGTACTTATGAATTTTCTTCTGGAGGGCATATCAAAACTCTTAGAAGATCCAAAGAATTTTTCAATTCCCGCCAAAGGAATACGCACTACGTCTTCACCTAACATTCCTAACAGGAGAACGATCTTTCCGGCAAAAAATGCTAAAAAGATCCCTATGGCATAACCGCGTCCACCACCAAAACCATCATTTGGAGAAGGCTGGTTAAATTGATAAAACAAATTCCCAATCACTATTGCTGAAACAATGAAATAGATCACCGCGACCCAGGTATTTTTAGTAAACACCCTTAAAGCCTGATATGCATAAATATCTACGATCAAATAGATCGCGGCCAAAATAAACCAACGCATTTTATCACAATTTTTTGCGAAGATAGGTTTAATAGAACCTAAGAATATTCAATTAACGATAATTTAATTTGATCGTTTCTAAAGGAATATCAATAAAGGGTGAGGATTTGGTTCCGGCCAATCCAAAATACTATATTTATGAAGTCATTTTAAGACCATGAAACGCAAAATATTTATAAAGAATACAGGAATTGCGGGAGCTACACTAATTGCTTCTCCATCCCTATTCTCTAATCCGATATTAAACAATTTGAATATGACTAAAACAACTCCGGTTGCAGTAGCAACCTGGAATTTTCAAAATGCAACAAAGAAAGCCGGGAAAATGCTTGAATCTGGCTCTAAGGCTTTGGATGCAGTTGAGCAGGGTGTAATGATAGAAGAGGCCAATTTAAAAAATACAACAGTGGGAAATGGTGGTGCTCCAGACAGGGACGGCAATGTTACTGTTGATGCCTGCATTATGTCACCCGATGGTGATGCTGGCGCCGTGGTTTATCTAAAAGAGATCGAGCACCCGGTTTCGGTGGCCAGGAAAGTAATGGAAGAAACTCCACATGTAATGCTGGCTGGTGAAGGAGCTCTACAATTCGCTATTCAACAGGGATTCAAAAAGAAAAATCTATTGACAGAAGATTCTGAAAAAGCCTGGAAAGACTGGCTGGAACATAAAGAATACAAACCCATTATCAACATTGAAAATCACGATACTATTGGGATGCTATGTCTGGATGATAAGGGTGATATTGCAGCTGCCTGTACAACCTCCGGACTATCTTATAAAGTGAATGGTCGTGTAGGTGATTCGCCAATTATTGGTGCTGGTTTATTTCTAGACAATGAAGTTGGGGGCGCTGTTGGGACCGGAATGGGAGAAGCCATCATGAAAAGCGTAGGCAGTTTTTTAATTGTTGAACTTATGCGAAATGGAATGTCACCTCAGGAAGCCTGCAAAGAGGCAGTGATCAGAACTATTCGAAAAGCACCTAATTATAAAGATTTCCAGGTAGCCTATGTGGCCCTGAATAAACAGGGTGAAATTGGATCTTACTGTATTCATAAAGGATTTAGTTATGCCAAATTTCATAAAGGAGAAAGCACCGATAATCTAAGTGCTTCTTATTTGGATGAATAAAAGCTTGTATATCCCGAAAATTTCATAAAATCATAAATAGCTTCATTCTACTTGTTTCAGAATCTTATAAAACTAAGTATCGATGAGCAACCTGAGATCCTGAAATAAATTAGGAGCAATAACAATTTATCTGGTATGAATTCATTAATAAGTCTCCTGGTATTTCGATGTCAGGCTGAGCGCAGTCGAGGTCTATTCTACGAATTAAAAGTACTAAATAAGAATTTTTAGTGCTTTCGTGGCCTATATTATTTAGAAATCATTCATACTACTATTTCAGTATATACATTTCGACTCCGCTCCATGTGACAATAAATACATATAATTGAATTCTTTCATAAGGAAGACTGAGTTTATCTTTGTAGTTTTGAATTATTCTCAATTTATCTTTAAACAAACCAGATGGCCGATCAAAAACGCCTTTTTTTACTAGACGCATACGCTTTAATTTTTCGCGGATATTACGCTTTTATCAAGAACCCGAGGATCAATTCCAAGGGATTCAATACGTCTGCGATCATGGGCTTTACCAATTCCCTTTTTGATGTAATCAGGAGAGAAAAACCAGATCATTTAGCGGTATGTTTCGATAAAGATGGAAGTAAGGAAAGAACGGAAATGTTCGCGGAATATAAAGCCAATAGAGATGAAACTCCCGAACCTATTCGCGAAGCAATTCCAATTATCCAGGATATCCTGAAAGCGATGCATATCCCGGTGGTGGAATGCGCCGGAATGGAAGCTGATGATATTATTGGAACACTGGCCAAGCAGGCTGAAAAAGAGAATTACAAGGTTTACATGGTGACTCCTGATAAGGATTTTGCCCAGCTGGTTTCTGAGAACATCTTTATGTACCGCCCTGCAAGAATGGGAAACGGTATTGAGATCTGGGGAATTCCTGAGGTTCAGAAAAAATTTGAAGTGGAAAGACCGGAGCAGGTGATCGATTTTCTCGGAATGATGGGAGATTCTGTAGATAATATTCCGGGACTTCCTGGTGTCGGCGAAAAAACAGCAAAAAAATTCCTGAAGAAGTACGGTAGCATGGAAGCACTGCTTGAAAATACCGATGACCTGAAGGGTAAAATGAAGGAAAAAGTGATCGAGAATGCAGAACTAGGTAGACTATCTAAAAAGCTCGCCACTATTTTCACCAATTGTGATGTAAAATTCCATGCGGAAGATTATGAACTATCAAGGCCAGATGGGGAGAAAGTCCAGAAAATCTTTGAAGAACTGGAATTTCGAAGACTAAAAGACCAATTCATAAAATTATTTAGTGGAGAAGAAGAAACTCAGCAAACGCAGGTAACTAATTCCCCATCTGCTAAAAAGAATGCGCAGGCAACTGCAGGAGCGGGTCAGTTTTCTCTGTTCGGAGGAGATGGTGAAGAAATAGAAAGAACTTCTTCCAGAACCAATCTTTCTGACACTCCACATTTCTATCAGTGTTTACATACTGAAATGGCCCGCAAAATTTTTATTGAAAAACTTCTGAAGCAAAAAAGTGTTTGTTTTGATACTGAAACAACCAGTTTGAATCCGCTGGAAGCTCAACTGGTTGGAATTGCTTTCTCCTGGGAAGCAGGAAAAGGTTTTTACCTGCCGTTTCCTGAAGACAAAGAAAAAGCTCAAAATCTGATCGAGGAGCTTAGAGAATTTTTCGAAAATGAGACTATAGAAAAGATCGGTCAGAATCTTAAATATGACATTGAAGTTTTAGACAAATATAAGATCGATGTAAAGGGACCATTATTCGATACTATGATCGCACATTATTTGATCAATCCGGATATGCGTCATAATATGGATGTCCTGGCCGAAACATATCTTAATTATACTCCCCAGCCTATTTCAGAATTGATCGGCAAAAAAGGTAAAAATCAGGGAAATATGAGAGATGTGGCACTGGACAAGCAAACCGAATATGCCGCTGAAGATGCCGATATAACCTTTCAGCTGAAAAACTTTTTCGAAAAAGAACTTGATGATGCCGAAACAAGAAAACTTTTCAATGAGATAGAAATTCCGCTGGTAGAAGTCCTTGCCGATATGGAACTGGAAGGAATAAAGCTGGATGAAGATTATTTGAAATCTCTTTCTGAAGCTCTATCAGCAGACATTAAAGATCTTGAAACCAAAATATACGAAGCAGCAGGAGAAGAATTCCTGATTAGCTCACCAAAACAACTAGGGATCATTCTTTTTGAAAAACTGGAACTTTCCAAAAAACCGAAGAAGACCAAAACCGGACAGTATTCTACCAGTGAAGATGTGCTTTCAGGCTTAGCTGAAGAGAATGACATTGTTCGTCATGTGCTGGATTACCGCGGACTGGTGAAACTTCAGAATACCTACGTTGATGCGCTACCGAACCAGGTTGAAAAAACTACAGGACGAGTACATACAGATTATGTGCAAACTACAGCGGCCACTGGAAGATTGAGTTCTAACAATCCCAATCTTCAGAATATTCCTATAAGAACCGAAAGAGGAAGACAGGTGAGAAAAGCTTTTGTACCACGAGATGAGAATTACGTTTTACTCGCTGCCGATTATTCCCAGATAGAATTACGAATTATCGCTGCTTTAAGCCAGGAGGAAAATATGATCAAAGCTTTTCAGGAGGGGGAAGATATTCATGCTTCTACC
Protein-coding regions in this window:
- the rfbB gene encoding dTDP-glucose 4,6-dehydratase, encoding MNILITGGAGFIGSNFIPYFLESNPGYTVINLDLLTYAGDLNNLKEIERHPRYKFIQGNINDEKLVKGLFSEFNIKGVINFAAESHVDNSIEEPEVFIKTNINGTFTLLSSAYRHWMAEPGVYKENYKESRFHQISTDEVYGSLGAKGLFTEETPYAPNSPYSASKASGDMLVRSYHHTYGMNTVISNCSNNYGPKQNNEKLIPTVIRKALAGESIPIYGDGQNIRDWLYVRDHCIALNAIFRKGKSGEIYNVGGNNELDNLSVANKICGILDKKKPLERGSYRELIKFVKDRAGHDRRYAVDSSKIQKELGWSPNENFESGLHRTIEWYLNQ
- the rfbA gene encoding glucose-1-phosphate thymidylyltransferase RfbA, which translates into the protein MKGIILAGGSGTRLYPITRGVSKQLLNVYDKPMIYYPLSVLMLAGIKEILIITTPEDLANFEKLLGDGSDLGISLSYKSQPSPDGLAQAFLIGKEFIGKSDVALILGDNIFYGQGFTGLLKNSVNNVVNDKKATVFGYYVNEPSRYGVAEFDSKGNVISVEEKPEIPKSNFAIAGLYFFPNSVVEIAHRVKPSERGELEITSVIQAYLKASNLKLEVMGRGYAWLDTGTHESMLEASNFIHTIEKRQGLKVACLEEIAFERGYITRDQLLKLAEPLSKNTYGEYLLKRAKNL
- a CDS encoding NAD-dependent epimerase/dehydratase family protein, whose protein sequence is MKILVTGAAGFIGFHLCEKLIKEGHEVVGLDNVNNYYSQELKLARLEELGVKSDHDLKFNRAYKSSLHKNFAFFRMKLEDRQELPELFKTENFDIVCNLAAQAGVRYSLENPEAYIDSNLVGFANVLECCRNHNIKHLIYASSSSVYGQNKKIPFSTEDRVDEPISLYAATKRSNEIMAYTYSHLYNLATTGLRFFTVYGPWGRPDMAMFLFTDAITKGKTLKVFNEGNLERDFTFVDDIVNGVMAVINRIPSEKDLKYNLYNIGKSRPVNLMSFIEEIETQLGLNAKKELMPMQPGDVDKTWANSQPLMKHFDYKPTVEIKEGVEKYLKWYKAYYS
- a CDS encoding UpxY family transcription antiterminator gives rise to the protein MPWYVVVRTKPQHEIKTAQFLEKAGIEVFCPVITEVRQWSDRKRKVTVPLFKSYIFVKIQEKDRNAIFNAPGVLGFLKWLQKPAIAKDDEIEAIRSWLNNDRLGDFQVNQLKEGDEVEIKSGKMTNKKAIVKEVGNKKLKLILNELGWTLTANIQDLV